From the Euphorbia lathyris chromosome 6, ddEupLath1.1, whole genome shotgun sequence genome, one window contains:
- the LOC136233046 gene encoding large ribosomal subunit protein eL32z-like, protein MAVPLLTKKIVKKRSKKFKRPQSDRKICVKDSWRRPKGIDSRVRRKFKGCTLMPNIGYGSDKKTRHYLPNGFKKFVVHNVQELEVLMMHNRTYCAEIAHDVSTRKRKDIVERAAQLDVVVTNKLARLRSQEDE, encoded by the exons ATGGCGGTGCCATTGTTGACTAAGAAGATCGTGAAGAAGCGGTCGAAGAAGTTCAAGAGGCCACAGAGCGACCGCAAGATCTGTGTCAAG GATAGCTGGCGCAGACCTAAAGGTATTGATTCCAGAGTGCGCAGAAAGTTCAAAGGATGTACTTTGATGCCTAATATTGGATACGGTTCAGACAAAAAGACACGTCATTATCTTCCTAATGGTTTCAAGAAATTTGTTGTCCACAATGTCCAAGAACTTGAAGTGTTGATGATGCATAACAGGACTTACTGTGCTGAAATTGCACATGATGTGTCAACAAGGAAAAGAAAGGATATTGTGGAGCGAGCTGCCCAGCTTGATGTTGTTGTTACGAACAAGCTTGCTAGGTTGCGGAGCCAAGAAGATGAATAA